The Synergistaceae bacterium genome has a segment encoding these proteins:
- the rplV gene encoding 50S ribosomal protein L22, with product MADKKIAAAMTKNARISPYKVRQVLELIRGKSAAKAVVMLKFSDKRAAGIILKVLNSAMANAEHNYGMDLDKLFVCEAYANQGAMMKSFRPVSMGRAHPYVHKTSHVVIKLGERN from the coding sequence ATGGCAGATAAGAAAATAGCCGCAGCAATGACTAAGAACGCCAGAATAAGCCCGTATAAAGTCCGTCAAGTGTTAGAGCTTATACGCGGAAAGAGTGCAGCAAAAGCCGTTGTTATGTTGAAATTCAGCGACAAACGAGCAGCCGGCATAATATTAAAAGTTTTAAATAGTGCAATGGCCAACGCTGAACACAATTACGGCATGGACTTAGATAAATTATTTGTCTGTGAGGCATATGCGAATCAGGGCGCAATGATGAAGAGTTTCAGGCCCGTATCAATGGGACGCGCTCATCCGTATGTGCATAAGACATCGCATGTAGTCATCAAGCTCGGCGAGCGTAATTAG
- the rpsS gene encoding 30S ribosomal protein S19 codes for MRSTKKGPFVEQRLLDRIEAMNVSGSKKVIKTWSRRSTVVPQMIGHTIAVHNGKMHLPVYISENMVGHKLGEFAPTRRFGHHAGQDKKK; via the coding sequence ATGCGCTCAACAAAGAAGGGGCCTTTTGTCGAACAAAGGCTCTTAGACAGAATAGAAGCAATGAACGTATCAGGCAGCAAGAAAGTTATTAAAACTTGGTCAAGACGTTCAACAGTAGTGCCTCAAATGATAGGTCATACAATCGCAGTGCATAACGGAAAAATGCATTTGCCCGTATATATCAGTGAGAACATGGTAGGGCACAAGCTCGGCGAGTTCGCACCAACGCGCAGATTTGGACATCACGCCGGACAGGACAAGAAGAAATAA